From the genome of Streptacidiphilus rugosus AM-16, one region includes:
- a CDS encoding MFS transporter → MLMVMINQSIVLIAMPNIFDGIHLDPLDPHNTSYLLWMMMGFMVVTAVLVVTFGRLGDMFGRVRMYNLGFAVFTACSVALSLTWGSGTQAALWLIGWRVVQGVGGALIFANSTAIITDAFPARQRGTALGINVIAGIAGAFIGLMLGGVLGPVGWRWVFLVSVPVGVFGSVWAYLKLKDTGHRQPAAIDWWGNITFAAGLITLLVGITYGIQPYHGATTGWGNPWVLAAMGVGVVLLAVFCVVESKVAEPLFDLSLFRLRTFAAGNLANLLTALGRGGLQFILVIWLQGIWLPLHGYSFEQTPLWAGIYMIPLTVGLLVAAPVSGLLSDRFGSRLFTIAGALLNAASFGLLMVLPVDFPYPAFAAILVLNGLGAGLFASPNRAEIMNAVPARQRGVGAGMTATFQNAAMVLSIGLFFSLIVLGLAQSLPGALDHGLVAQNVPAPVAAKVSQLPPLAVLFAAFLGYNPIRQLLGPQVLQHLPPGRAEYLTGRDFFPHLVTGPFRDGLAVAFWFALAACLVAAVASAFTTRSVPARDAVNG, encoded by the coding sequence ATGCTGATGGTGATGATCAACCAGTCGATCGTGCTGATCGCCATGCCGAACATCTTCGACGGCATCCACCTCGACCCGCTCGACCCGCACAACACCAGCTACCTGCTGTGGATGATGATGGGCTTCATGGTGGTCACCGCCGTGCTGGTGGTGACCTTCGGGCGGCTCGGTGACATGTTCGGCCGGGTCCGGATGTACAACCTCGGCTTCGCGGTCTTCACCGCGTGCTCCGTCGCCCTGTCGTTGACCTGGGGGAGCGGGACACAGGCCGCGCTGTGGCTGATCGGCTGGCGCGTGGTGCAGGGCGTCGGCGGTGCGCTGATCTTCGCCAACTCGACCGCGATCATCACCGACGCCTTCCCGGCGCGGCAGCGCGGGACCGCCCTGGGCATCAACGTGATCGCCGGTATAGCCGGGGCCTTCATCGGGCTGATGCTCGGCGGCGTCCTCGGCCCGGTCGGCTGGCGCTGGGTGTTCCTGGTCTCCGTGCCCGTCGGCGTCTTCGGCTCGGTCTGGGCCTACCTCAAGCTCAAGGACACCGGCCACCGGCAGCCCGCGGCGATCGACTGGTGGGGCAACATCACCTTCGCGGCCGGTCTGATCACGCTGCTGGTCGGCATCACCTACGGCATCCAGCCCTACCACGGCGCGACCACCGGCTGGGGCAACCCGTGGGTGCTCGCGGCGATGGGCGTCGGGGTGGTGCTCCTGGCGGTGTTCTGCGTGGTGGAGTCCAAGGTCGCCGAGCCGCTGTTCGACCTCTCCCTGTTCCGGCTGCGGACCTTCGCCGCAGGCAACCTGGCCAATCTGCTGACCGCGCTCGGGCGCGGCGGCCTCCAGTTCATCCTGGTGATCTGGCTCCAGGGCATCTGGCTGCCGCTGCACGGGTACAGCTTCGAGCAGACCCCGCTGTGGGCCGGGATCTACATGATCCCGCTGACCGTCGGACTGCTGGTGGCCGCGCCCGTCTCCGGTCTGCTCTCCGACCGCTTCGGCTCGCGGCTCTTCACGATCGCGGGCGCCCTGCTGAACGCGGCCAGTTTCGGCCTGCTGATGGTGCTGCCGGTCGACTTCCCCTACCCCGCGTTCGCCGCCATCCTCGTGCTGAACGGCCTGGGCGCGGGACTGTTCGCCTCCCCGAACCGTGCCGAGATCATGAACGCCGTCCCCGCCCGCCAGCGCGGCGTCGGCGCGGGCATGACCGCGACGTTCCAGAACGCGGCCATGGTGCTGTCGATCGGACTGTTCTTCAGCCTGATCGTGCTCGGTCTGGCCCAGAGCCTCCCCGGCGCCCTCGACCACGGGCTGGTCGCGCAGAACGTGCCGGCGCCGGTCGCGGCGAAGGTCAGCCAGCTTCCCCCGCTGGCGGTGCTCTTCGCGGCGTTCCTCGGCTACAACCCGATCCGGCAGCTGCTCGGCCCGCAGGTGCTCCAGCACCTGCCGCCGGGGCGGGCGGAGTACCTGACCGGCCGTGACTTCTTCCCGCACCTGGTCACCGGGCCGTTCAGGGACGGCCTCGCGGTCGCCTTCTGGTTCGCCCTGGCGGCCTGCCTGGTCGCCGCCGTCGCCTCGGCCTTCACCACCCGCTCCGTGCCCGCGCGGGACGCGGTCAACGGCTGA
- a CDS encoding HD domain-containing phosphohydrolase — MAEPSAFSRVRLAELLAVLSLGADLGMGQPMEHVLCQCLVALRLAGELGLDDADREVVYYASLVSWVGCHVDAYEQAKWFGDDTVLKADFRRTDFSGPAVEARFMLRHLGGGPQPAGVGGRARLGLAFLGPGRRDAEAILSNHWQAADALAAQLGLAPRVRACVEQTFERWDGRGAPKGARGEEILLTSRLVNLADVVVAYHRSGGTAAAVAVARERRGTQFDPAVVDAFTARAAQLLADLDGGWDQVQRADPAPGTPLTEAELDAALLAVADFADVKSPWTIGHSRGVAELVEAAAGLAGLPAPTRATLRRAALVHDLGRLGVPNTVWDKPGPLTLGETERVRLHPYLTERMLACSPALAQIAAVAVQHHERLDGSGYPRGLSGAALTPEGRLLAAADLYRAHTEGRPHRPAGSPAEAAALLRAEVRAGRIDAGAAEAVLGAAGHTRPRRGTWPAGLTTREVEVLRLLALGLSTRRIAESLHISPRTAGHHIEHIYAKTGATNRALAGLFAARHGLGPTTGAVQDAGSAGGGDDGLDGLGARDG; from the coding sequence GTGGCGGAGCCCTCTGCGTTCTCGCGGGTGCGGCTGGCGGAGCTGCTGGCGGTGCTGTCGCTCGGCGCGGACCTCGGCATGGGCCAGCCCATGGAGCATGTGCTGTGTCAGTGTTTGGTGGCGCTGCGACTGGCGGGCGAGCTCGGCCTGGACGACGCCGATCGGGAGGTCGTCTACTACGCCTCGCTGGTCTCCTGGGTGGGCTGCCACGTCGACGCCTACGAGCAGGCCAAGTGGTTCGGCGACGACACCGTGCTGAAGGCCGACTTCCGGCGCACCGACTTCTCCGGGCCCGCCGTCGAGGCCCGGTTCATGCTGCGTCATCTGGGCGGCGGCCCCCAGCCGGCCGGGGTCGGCGGCCGGGCCCGGCTCGGCCTCGCCTTCCTCGGGCCCGGACGGCGTGACGCCGAGGCCATCCTCAGCAACCACTGGCAGGCCGCCGACGCTCTCGCCGCCCAGCTGGGGCTCGCCCCCCGGGTGCGGGCCTGCGTGGAGCAGACCTTCGAGCGCTGGGACGGACGCGGCGCTCCCAAGGGCGCCCGCGGCGAGGAGATCCTGCTCACCTCGCGGCTGGTGAACCTGGCCGATGTGGTCGTGGCCTACCACCGCTCGGGCGGGACGGCGGCCGCGGTCGCGGTGGCGCGGGAACGGCGCGGCACGCAGTTCGATCCGGCCGTGGTGGACGCGTTCACCGCGCGCGCCGCGCAGCTGCTGGCCGACCTGGACGGCGGCTGGGACCAGGTGCAGCGCGCCGACCCGGCCCCCGGCACCCCCCTGACCGAGGCCGAGCTGGACGCCGCGCTGCTCGCGGTCGCGGACTTCGCCGACGTCAAGTCCCCCTGGACGATCGGTCATTCACGCGGGGTCGCGGAACTGGTGGAGGCCGCCGCAGGGCTCGCCGGGCTGCCCGCCCCCACCCGCGCCACCCTGCGCCGGGCCGCGCTGGTCCACGACCTCGGGCGGCTCGGCGTGCCCAACACGGTCTGGGACAAGCCGGGGCCGCTCACCCTGGGGGAGACCGAACGGGTGCGGCTGCACCCGTACCTGACGGAGCGGATGCTGGCCTGCTCACCCGCCCTGGCGCAGATCGCGGCGGTCGCGGTGCAGCACCACGAGCGGCTGGACGGCTCCGGCTATCCGCGCGGCCTGTCCGGCGCCGCGCTGACCCCCGAGGGCCGGCTGCTGGCCGCCGCCGACCTGTACCGGGCGCACACCGAGGGCCGTCCGCACCGGCCCGCGGGCAGTCCGGCGGAGGCGGCCGCGCTGCTCCGCGCCGAGGTGCGGGCCGGCCGGATCGACGCCGGAGCGGCCGAGGCGGTGCTGGGCGCAGCGGGCCACACCAGACCGCGCCGCGGCACCTGGCCCGCCGGGCTGACCACCCGTGAGGTGGAGGTGCTGCGGCTGCTGGCCCTGGGCCTTTCCACCCGCCGGATCGCCGAGTCGCTGCACATCTCCCCGCGCACCGCCGGGCACCACATCGAGCACATCTACGCCAAGACCGGCGCCACCAACCGGGCCCTGGCGGGCCTGTTCGCCGCCCGCCACGGCCTCGGTCCCACGACGGGCGCCGTCCAGGACGCGGGCTCAGCCGGCGGCGGCGACGACGGACTCGACGGTCTCGGGGCCCGCGACGGCTGA
- a CDS encoding cellulose binding domain-containing protein — MRRVTLSLATAAGLLATPLTAAATATTAQAAGGLTGLIANYAVTSTWSSGFEAGYTVTNNTNAAVATWSISFDLPAGETVTSAWNGTLTASGTHYTISAPSWAGPLAPGATAAVVGFDVSNGSNPQTAPANCTINNAPCAGLPADTTPPSTPAGLKVSGSAPGAFSLSWNAATDNQSVAGYHLWANGAVLATVTGTSATVTGLIQGSSLAVSVSAFDPSGNESPASAAVTAVAGSGTVPGAAAPYVDLGAYPTPSLSTLAANSGLKQFSLAFVINGSTACSASWFGAYDATAGWDKADIDAFRATGGDVRVSFGGANGTELAQSCTTTAALETQYQKVVDAYGLDRIDFDIEGTAVTDHASIDRRSQALAQLQAAQAAKGRDLKVSLTLPVLPSGLTADGLYVLQSAKAAGLKVDVVNVMAMDFGDSEAPNPSGKMGAYAIQSAQSTRAQILSVWPTLTAAQAWAMVGVTPMLGQNDNTSEVFGLSDASQLVAFAQQNHLGELAFWEMTRDANACTGGLSKCTNVPQSPYQFSKIFAGFTG; from the coding sequence ATGAGGCGCGTCACTCTGTCCCTCGCCACGGCCGCAGGGCTGCTGGCCACGCCGCTCACCGCCGCGGCCACCGCGACCACGGCCCAGGCGGCCGGGGGACTCACCGGGCTGATCGCGAACTACGCGGTCACCTCCACCTGGTCGAGCGGCTTCGAGGCCGGTTACACCGTCACCAACAACACCAACGCCGCCGTCGCCACCTGGTCGATCTCCTTCGACCTGCCCGCCGGGGAGACGGTCACCAGCGCCTGGAACGGCACGCTCACGGCCAGCGGCACGCACTACACGATCTCCGCCCCCAGCTGGGCCGGTCCGCTCGCGCCCGGAGCCACCGCCGCCGTCGTCGGGTTCGACGTCTCCAACGGCAGCAACCCGCAGACGGCACCCGCCAACTGCACCATCAACAACGCCCCCTGCGCCGGACTCCCCGCCGACACCACACCGCCCTCGACGCCTGCCGGACTCAAGGTGAGCGGCAGCGCCCCCGGCGCGTTCTCGCTCTCCTGGAACGCCGCCACGGACAACCAGTCGGTGGCCGGCTACCACCTGTGGGCCAACGGCGCGGTGCTGGCCACCGTCACCGGGACCAGCGCCACGGTGACCGGGCTGATCCAGGGCAGCAGCCTGGCGGTCAGCGTCTCCGCCTTCGACCCGAGTGGCAACGAGTCCCCCGCCTCGGCCGCGGTCACCGCGGTCGCCGGCAGCGGCACGGTCCCCGGCGCGGCCGCGCCCTACGTGGACCTGGGCGCGTACCCGACCCCCAGTCTCAGCACGCTGGCCGCCAACAGCGGGCTCAAGCAGTTCTCGCTGGCCTTCGTCATCAACGGCAGCACCGCGTGCAGCGCCAGCTGGTTCGGCGCGTACGACGCCACCGCGGGCTGGGACAAGGCCGACATCGATGCGTTCCGGGCCACCGGCGGCGACGTGCGGGTCTCCTTCGGCGGGGCCAACGGCACCGAGCTGGCGCAGTCCTGCACCACCACGGCCGCGCTGGAGACCCAGTACCAGAAGGTCGTCGACGCCTACGGTCTGGACCGGATCGACTTCGACATCGAAGGCACGGCCGTCACCGACCACGCCTCGATCGACCGCCGCTCGCAGGCCCTCGCCCAACTGCAGGCGGCCCAGGCCGCCAAGGGCCGGGACCTCAAGGTCAGCCTGACCCTGCCGGTGCTGCCGTCCGGGCTCACCGCCGACGGCCTCTACGTGCTCCAGTCGGCCAAGGCGGCCGGGCTCAAGGTCGACGTGGTCAACGTGATGGCGATGGACTTCGGCGACTCCGAGGCCCCCAACCCCTCGGGGAAGATGGGCGCCTACGCGATCCAGTCGGCCCAGTCCACCCGGGCCCAGATCCTCTCCGTCTGGCCCACGCTGACGGCGGCCCAGGCCTGGGCGATGGTCGGCGTCACCCCGATGCTCGGCCAGAACGACAACACCTCCGAGGTGTTCGGCCTGTCCGACGCCTCGCAGCTGGTGGCCTTCGCGCAGCAGAACCACCTGGGCGAGCTGGCCTTCTGGGAGATGACCAGGGACGCCAACGCCTGCACCGGCGGTCTGTCCAAGTGCACCAACGTCCCCCAGTCGCCCTACCAGTTCTCGAAGATCTTCGCCGGTTTCACCGGCTGA
- a CDS encoding serine hydrolase domain-containing protein, translated as MRRPRVLLPALCAALLVCAAVPASASAAASGAEPAPLAAALRTATARAVADGYPAAIAYARRGDASATATSGSADLATGRPADAGDRFRIASNTKSFVATVLLQLVAEHRLGLDDPVQRWLPGVVSGAGNDGRRITLRELLNQTSGLYDPTTDPAFFAPYLQRHDMGYVYTPRRVVAEATAHPPLFAPGTRWNYSNTNYLLAGLVIEAVTGHSAGREIADRILRPLGLTRTTLPRTDPRIHGRHLHGYDLSHRDVTVFSPSYDWTAGAMISTLADLAAFDRALFAGRLLPPAEQRALETVPDVPGEDGYALGVTRSTVDCGDGRTAAVWETDGGGPGFTSLSLTSAEGRADRQLVLVGTVFDLGQDLRNERPVPASGAFGPAETAVFCD; from the coding sequence ATGCGCCGCCCTCGCGTCCTCCTGCCGGCCCTCTGCGCCGCGCTGCTGGTCTGCGCCGCCGTCCCCGCGAGCGCGTCCGCCGCGGCGTCGGGCGCCGAACCCGCGCCGCTCGCCGCCGCGCTGCGCACCGCGACCGCCCGGGCGGTGGCCGACGGCTACCCCGCCGCGATCGCCTACGCCCGCCGGGGCGACGCGAGCGCCACGGCCACGTCGGGCTCGGCCGACCTCGCGACCGGCCGCCCGGCCGACGCCGGGGACCGGTTCAGGATCGCCAGCAACACCAAGTCCTTCGTCGCCACCGTGCTGCTGCAACTGGTCGCCGAACACCGGCTCGGCCTGGACGACCCGGTGCAGAGGTGGCTGCCGGGCGTCGTCTCCGGGGCCGGCAACGACGGTCGGCGGATCACCCTGCGCGAGTTGCTGAACCAGACCAGCGGCCTCTACGACCCCACCACCGACCCGGCCTTCTTCGCCCCCTACCTGCAGCGCCACGACATGGGCTACGTCTACACCCCGCGCCGGGTGGTGGCCGAGGCGACGGCCCACCCGCCGCTCTTCGCCCCGGGCACGAGGTGGAACTACTCCAACACCAACTACCTGCTGGCCGGTCTGGTGATCGAGGCGGTCACCGGACACAGCGCGGGCCGGGAGATCGCCGACCGGATCCTGCGCCCGCTCGGCCTGACCCGCACCACACTGCCGCGCACCGATCCGCGGATCCACGGCCGTCACCTGCACGGCTACGACCTCTCCCACCGCGACGTCACCGTGTTCAGCCCGTCCTACGACTGGACGGCGGGCGCGATGATCTCCACCCTGGCCGACCTGGCCGCCTTCGACCGGGCCCTGTTCGCCGGACGGCTGCTGCCCCCGGCCGAGCAGCGCGCCCTCGAGACAGTCCCCGACGTGCCCGGCGAGGACGGCTACGCGCTGGGCGTGACCAGGTCCACGGTCGACTGCGGCGACGGCCGCACGGCGGCGGTCTGGGAGACCGACGGCGGCGGACCCGGCTTCACCAGCCTCTCGCTCACCTCGGCCGAGGGCCGGGCCGACCGCCAACTCGTCCTGGTCGGAACGGTCTTCGACCTCGGCCAGGATCTGCGCAACGAGCGGCCGGTGCCCGCGTCCGGCGCCTTCGGTCCGGCCGAGACGGCGGTCTTCTGCGACTGA
- a CDS encoding zinc-binding dehydrogenase — translation MASRITAPARRGDRSAISRGGTGRSFTSGRWTALDAFDIGRRGLTVVGPLGVAFAKPHADQRADAEKALGAVTAGTLRPEVHAVLPLERAAEAHAALEDRRSVGAVLLRP, via the coding sequence TTGGCCTCGCGGATCACCGCCCCCGCCAGGCGTGGGGACCGCAGCGCGATCTCGCGCGGCGGAACGGGCCGGTCGTTCACCTCGGGTCGGTGGACCGCGCTGGACGCCTTCGACATCGGACGTCGCGGCCTCACCGTCGTCGGCCCGCTGGGCGTCGCCTTCGCCAAGCCCCACGCCGACCAGCGCGCCGACGCCGAGAAGGCTCTCGGCGCGGTCACGGCGGGCACGCTCAGGCCGGAGGTCCACGCCGTCCTGCCGCTGGAGCGGGCGGCCGAGGCCCACGCGGCCCTGGAGGACCGCCGCAGCGTCGGGGCGGTCCTGCTGAGGCCCTGA
- a CDS encoding alpha/beta hydrolase family protein yields the protein MSEDVRFKSVVGPELAGTIDLPEGEVRGWGLFVHGFTLGKDSPAASRVSKQLAREGIGMLRYDNLGIGESDGDWGDGSFTVKVQDTVRAAALMAERGTPVDLLVGHSWGGAAAIAAASEVPGVRAVATIGAPADPRTVERQYDAVVDRVISEGSHEWFVGGRTLVLKRAFVDDVRQARLRDRIRELNLPLIVLHSPADDTVDIANAGEIFREARHPRSFVSLEGADHLLTARGQAKRAAHIISAWADQYICA from the coding sequence ATGAGTGAAGATGTGAGATTCAAGAGCGTCGTCGGCCCCGAACTGGCCGGGACGATCGACCTGCCCGAGGGGGAGGTCAGGGGCTGGGGCCTGTTCGTGCACGGATTCACTCTCGGCAAGGACTCGCCCGCCGCCTCGCGGGTCAGCAAGCAGCTGGCCCGCGAGGGGATCGGCATGCTGCGCTACGACAACCTCGGGATCGGGGAGTCGGACGGGGACTGGGGGGACGGCTCCTTCACCGTCAAGGTCCAGGACACCGTCCGCGCGGCGGCGTTGATGGCCGAGCGGGGGACGCCGGTGGACCTGCTGGTCGGCCACTCCTGGGGAGGCGCCGCGGCCATCGCGGCGGCGTCCGAGGTGCCCGGCGTCCGGGCGGTCGCCACGATCGGCGCGCCGGCCGATCCCCGCACCGTCGAGCGGCAGTACGACGCCGTCGTGGACCGCGTCATCAGCGAGGGCTCGCACGAGTGGTTCGTCGGCGGACGCACCCTGGTGCTGAAGCGGGCCTTCGTCGACGACGTCCGTCAGGCCCGCCTGCGCGACCGGATCCGCGAGTTGAACCTGCCGCTGATCGTCCTGCACTCGCCCGCGGACGACACCGTCGACATCGCCAACGCCGGGGAGATCTTCCGCGAGGCGCGCCACCCGCGCAGCTTCGTCTCCCTCGAAGGCGCGGACCACCTGCTGACCGCCCGCGGGCAGGCGAAGCGGGCGGCCCACATCATCAGCGCCTGGGCCGACCAGTACATCTGCGCCTGA
- a CDS encoding FMN-binding glutamate synthase family protein, with protein sequence MHARRIGAVAATAVALVAARDLIQKRHALLRNFPVVGHARYLLETIGPELRQYIVTSNEEERPFSRDQRSWIYASAKEENNYFGFGTEVDVEHVQGHAYIKQRTFAGALPDAHDPQSPLPSAKVLGGPRGRAKAFRPASVVNISAMSFGSLSGAAVTALNKGAAQAGTMHNTGEGGLSPYHRNGGDLVLQIGTAYFGCRNEDGSFNLDKLKDVVASAPVKALEIKLSQGAKPGLGGMLPGAKVTPEIAEIRGIPVGKDCASPSRHSAFGDVDSMLDFVELLAAETGLPVGVKSAVGEMGFWQELATLMERGDRGVDFVTVDGGEGGTGAAPRIFADSVALPFRMGFSRVYGTFAELGLTDQLTFIGSGKLGLPDNAAVAFALGADMVNVAREAMLSIGCIQSQKCHTDKCPTGIATQNPWLARGLDPSSKSTRAAVYLRTLRKELTKVSSAVGVAHPALITANDIEILNGDYEARTLAGVYGYKDGWGELGPHLAEEITALLTGSRSDWTPAV encoded by the coding sequence ATGCACGCCCGGAGGATCGGCGCGGTCGCCGCGACAGCTGTGGCGCTGGTCGCCGCCCGCGACCTCATCCAGAAGAGGCACGCACTGCTCCGCAACTTCCCCGTGGTCGGGCACGCCCGGTACCTGCTGGAGACCATCGGGCCGGAGCTGCGGCAGTACATCGTGACCTCCAACGAGGAGGAGCGCCCCTTCAGCCGTGACCAGCGCAGCTGGATCTACGCCTCGGCGAAGGAGGAGAACAACTACTTCGGGTTCGGCACCGAGGTCGACGTCGAGCACGTGCAGGGACACGCCTACATCAAGCAGCGCACCTTCGCCGGCGCGCTGCCCGACGCGCACGACCCGCAGTCCCCGCTGCCCTCGGCCAAGGTGCTGGGCGGGCCGCGCGGGCGCGCCAAGGCGTTCCGGCCCGCGAGCGTGGTGAACATATCCGCGATGAGCTTCGGCTCGCTCTCCGGCGCGGCCGTCACGGCGCTGAACAAGGGCGCGGCGCAGGCCGGCACCATGCACAACACGGGGGAGGGCGGCCTGTCGCCGTACCACCGCAACGGCGGCGACCTCGTGCTGCAGATCGGCACCGCGTACTTCGGCTGCCGCAACGAGGACGGCAGCTTCAACCTCGACAAGCTCAAGGACGTCGTCGCGAGCGCCCCGGTCAAGGCGCTGGAGATCAAGCTCTCCCAGGGTGCCAAGCCGGGCCTGGGCGGCATGCTCCCGGGAGCCAAGGTGACCCCGGAGATCGCCGAGATCCGCGGCATCCCGGTCGGCAAGGACTGCGCCTCCCCTTCGCGGCACTCCGCGTTCGGCGACGTCGACTCGATGCTCGACTTCGTCGAGCTGCTCGCCGCCGAGACCGGCCTGCCGGTCGGGGTGAAGAGCGCGGTCGGAGAGATGGGCTTCTGGCAGGAGCTGGCCACGCTGATGGAGCGCGGTGACCGCGGTGTCGACTTCGTCACCGTCGACGGCGGCGAGGGCGGCACCGGCGCCGCGCCGCGAATCTTCGCGGACTCGGTGGCGCTGCCGTTCCGGATGGGCTTCTCGCGGGTCTACGGCACCTTCGCCGAGCTGGGGCTGACGGATCAGCTGACCTTCATCGGCTCGGGCAAGCTCGGCCTGCCCGACAACGCCGCGGTCGCGTTCGCCCTGGGCGCCGACATGGTCAACGTGGCCCGCGAGGCGATGCTGTCCATCGGCTGCATCCAGTCGCAGAAGTGTCACACCGACAAGTGCCCCACCGGCATCGCCACGCAGAACCCGTGGCTGGCCCGCGGCCTCGACCCGAGCTCGAAGTCCACCCGGGCCGCCGTCTACCTGCGCACTCTGCGCAAGGAGCTGACCAAGGTCTCCTCGGCGGTCGGCGTCGCGCACCCGGCGCTCATCACGGCCAACGACATCGAGATCCTCAACGGCGACTACGAGGCCCGCACCCTGGCCGGCGTCTACGGCTACAAGGACGGCTGGGGCGAGCTCGGCCCGCACCTCGCCGAGGAGATCACCGCGCTGCTGACCGGCAGCAGGTCCGACTGGACGCCGGCCGTCTGA
- a CDS encoding S16 family serine protease — protein MFFKHKHLLNELRRDGRSATAEILSIKTVGSGSSIRAVWASDTDLSSGWTDCSMKLRVVPEDRAELPFEASVLTRVHTMKLQGGHVPVWYDPADHSRVVVDYEADLREKVHLSADLDRLAHRYDQRLGMVWTPVADTLLPVAVMLTPGRGRVTATGALGVVLQHDAETAVAAVRALAGLLLPQLPADWFARHDLRIDEPYGDVPPGATAEDVAGAALAVAVAVVSLLSGRIARAEVAVTGGIAATGEVLPVTATKSRARATRKGYSTVLVLPAGNEADAARKEQGLEFSLVATLPEAVRATLGKHALKGFVPPA, from the coding sequence ATGTTCTTCAAGCACAAGCACCTGTTGAACGAGCTGCGCCGCGACGGACGCAGTGCCACGGCCGAGATCCTGTCGATCAAGACGGTCGGCAGCGGCAGCAGCATCCGGGCCGTCTGGGCGTCCGACACGGATCTCTCCTCCGGCTGGACGGACTGCTCGATGAAGCTCAGGGTGGTGCCCGAGGACCGGGCCGAGCTGCCGTTCGAGGCGAGTGTGCTGACCCGCGTCCACACGATGAAGCTGCAGGGCGGCCATGTGCCGGTCTGGTACGACCCGGCCGACCACAGCAGGGTGGTCGTCGACTACGAGGCCGACCTGCGCGAGAAGGTGCACCTGAGCGCCGACCTCGACCGGCTCGCCCACCGCTACGACCAACGGCTCGGCATGGTCTGGACGCCCGTCGCCGACACGCTGCTCCCCGTCGCGGTGATGCTGACGCCCGGTAGGGGCCGGGTGACCGCCACCGGCGCGCTGGGCGTCGTGCTGCAGCACGACGCCGAGACCGCCGTCGCCGCCGTGCGCGCCCTCGCCGGGCTGCTGCTGCCGCAGCTCCCGGCCGACTGGTTCGCCCGGCACGACCTGCGGATCGACGAGCCCTACGGCGACGTGCCGCCCGGCGCGACCGCCGAGGACGTCGCGGGCGCCGCGCTCGCGGTCGCCGTCGCCGTCGTCTCCCTGCTGAGCGGCCGCATCGCCCGCGCCGAGGTGGCCGTGACCGGCGGCATCGCCGCGACCGGTGAGGTGCTGCCCGTCACCGCGACGAAGAGCAGGGCCCGGGCGACGAGGAAGGGCTACTCGACCGTCCTGGTGCTTCCCGCGGGCAACGAGGCGGACGCGGCCCGCAAGGAACAGGGCCTGGAGTTCAGCCTCGTCGCCACCCTGCCGGAGGCCGTGCGCGCCACGCTCGGCAAGCACGCGCTCAAGGGCTTCGTGCCCCCGGCCTGA
- a CDS encoding DUF6879 family protein, with protein sequence MGGLLELRALLDRARGLRLDPETYLADFEDRFWRIGPEGFWKLESLQDYQESGCTSWEAFQGGDWEKSLSLIRESQPDIERQLAKLAAAGIGHRRARVVAEPLSPYVQWELHVLHAKDRCGENVSVLTDDQAAALVGAGPLPDLVVLGDEAVYQIHYTPGGAPDGATRYFEAEAVRSARDFVRRLHHIGEPLQTYFPRAIAGLPAPRP encoded by the coding sequence ATGGGCGGACTCCTCGAACTGCGGGCACTCCTCGACCGGGCGAGAGGGCTGCGTCTCGACCCGGAGACCTACCTCGCCGACTTCGAGGACAGGTTCTGGCGTATCGGCCCCGAGGGCTTCTGGAAGCTGGAGAGCCTCCAGGACTACCAGGAGAGCGGGTGCACCAGCTGGGAGGCCTTCCAGGGCGGCGACTGGGAGAAGTCGCTCAGCCTGATCCGGGAGTCGCAGCCCGACATCGAGCGGCAACTGGCGAAGCTCGCCGCGGCCGGGATCGGGCACCGTCGCGCACGCGTGGTGGCGGAACCGCTGAGTCCCTACGTGCAGTGGGAACTGCACGTCCTGCACGCCAAGGACCGCTGCGGCGAGAACGTCTCCGTGCTGACCGACGACCAGGCGGCTGCTCTCGTCGGCGCCGGCCCGCTGCCGGATCTGGTGGTGCTCGGCGACGAGGCGGTGTACCAGATCCACTACACCCCCGGAGGCGCTCCGGACGGGGCCACCCGCTACTTCGAGGCAGAGGCCGTCCGCAGCGCCCGCGACTTCGTCCGGCGGCTGCACCACATCGGAGAGCCGCTGCAGACCTACTTCCCGCGCGCGATCGCGGGCCTGCCCGCGCCGCGGCCGTAG